Proteins encoded in a region of the Roseateles sp. SL47 genome:
- a CDS encoding ABC transporter permease, with amino-acid sequence MGFKFVVLWTDAALWALMAVLLAYVLRLVRRPHLRTHWQRVLRDPAALSAGVVLLLFIGVTALDSVHFRRALPDSPSGQRFYETRTESLLDVVLARQLEMRETSYSAPLAYTGFNKDSVVHGSEVVREFPRLAYGGAHLKDPATEWVGDVTRRAATGLAGGLLVCLLLAAAMAALLARHHGGWRQGLADLLADRTHYPWRAAWATLGVVALLGGPVVALMGHYHVFGTDQTGNDVLYQALKSVRTAFVIGALSTLATLPFALVLGILAGYFKGWVDEVIQYFYTVLTSVPNVLLIAACVLMVQVFLDKHPEVFQTGAERSDLKIFLLCVILGVTGWATLCRLVRGETLKLRESDFVQAATAFGVSDTRIMVRHIVPNVMHLVLISLVLNFSDLILYEAVLTYVGVGVDPTMNSFGGMINLARSEMSRDPVVWWSFAAAFGFMVSLVLAANLFADGVRDAFDPRSRKLRPQVMALKARKALAEQAQRAGNPHQQA; translated from the coding sequence ATGGGATTCAAGTTCGTCGTCCTGTGGACCGATGCAGCGCTGTGGGCGCTGATGGCGGTGCTGCTGGCCTATGTGCTGCGACTGGTGCGCCGGCCGCATCTGCGGACCCACTGGCAGCGGGTGCTGCGCGACCCGGCGGCCCTGAGCGCCGGTGTGGTGTTGCTGCTGTTCATTGGCGTCACGGCGCTGGACAGCGTGCATTTCCGGCGCGCACTGCCGGACAGCCCGTCCGGTCAGCGCTTTTACGAGACCCGCACCGAGTCGCTGCTGGACGTGGTGCTGGCGCGGCAACTGGAGATGCGTGAGACCAGCTACTCCGCACCGCTGGCCTATACCGGCTTCAACAAGGACAGCGTGGTGCACGGCAGCGAAGTGGTGCGGGAATTCCCCCGCCTTGCCTATGGCGGCGCTCATCTGAAAGACCCGGCCACCGAATGGGTCGGTGATGTGACCCGCCGCGCCGCGACCGGCCTGGCCGGTGGGCTGCTGGTCTGCCTGCTGCTGGCCGCCGCCATGGCCGCGCTGCTGGCGCGCCACCATGGCGGCTGGCGCCAAGGACTGGCCGACCTGCTGGCCGACCGCACCCACTACCCGTGGCGGGCCGCATGGGCCACGCTCGGTGTGGTGGCCCTGCTGGGCGGGCCGGTGGTGGCGCTGATGGGGCACTATCACGTGTTCGGCACCGACCAGACCGGCAACGATGTGCTTTACCAGGCGCTCAAGAGCGTGCGCACCGCCTTTGTGATTGGCGCGTTGTCGACGCTGGCCACGCTGCCGTTTGCGCTGGTGCTGGGCATTCTGGCCGGCTACTTCAAGGGCTGGGTCGATGAGGTGATCCAGTACTTCTACACCGTGCTCACCTCCGTGCCCAATGTGCTGCTGATCGCCGCCTGTGTGCTGATGGTGCAGGTGTTCCTGGACAAGCATCCCGAGGTGTTCCAGACCGGTGCGGAGCGCTCCGACCTCAAGATCTTCCTGTTGTGCGTGATCCTGGGCGTGACCGGCTGGGCCACCTTGTGCCGGCTGGTGCGCGGGGAGACGCTCAAGCTGCGCGAATCCGATTTCGTGCAGGCCGCCACCGCCTTCGGCGTGTCCGACACCCGCATCATGGTGCGTCACATCGTGCCCAACGTGATGCACCTGGTGCTGATCAGCCTGGTGCTGAACTTCTCCGACCTGATCCTTTATGAGGCGGTGCTGACCTACGTGGGCGTGGGCGTGGACCCCACCATGAACAGCTTCGGCGGCATGATCAACCTGGCGCGCTCGGAGATGAGCCGTGATCCGGTGGTGTGGTGGAGCTTTGCCGCCGCCTTCGGTTTCATGGTGAGCCTGGTGCTGGCGGCCAACCTGTTTGCCGACGGCGTGCGGGACGCCTTCGACCCGCGCTCCCGCAAGCTGCGGCCGCAGGTGATGGCCCTGAAAGCGCGCAAGGCGCTGGCCGAGCAGGCGCAGCGCGCCGGCAACCCCCATCAGCAAGCCTGA
- a CDS encoding ABC transporter ATP-binding protein: MLKIEDIKVHLDAEAGLVRAIDGMRLTLARGQTFALVGESGCGKSMTALALMRLLPDNGRIAGGRLDLDGQDLFDLSEARMRAVRGGRIGMIFQEPGTSLNPVMKVGDQIVEAIEAHTPLRAAAARAKAVDWLRRVGIPEPERRIDDYPFRMSGGQKQRVMIAMTLAAEPDYLIADEPTTALDVTIQAQILDLLKDLQRERGLGLLLITHDLGVVSGMAHQVALMYAGQIVEVAPAADFFEAPKHPYARLLLKALPDAQRRGEPLAAIPGTVPPLWQDFDGCRFAPRCDRAMVHCGQTAPALANPPDRPAGHEVRCLLYTDVRESLGRPPAVPAAVESHASPAGQRLLEVKDLRVRYALKRGFLGGAKRYFNAVDGVSYSIDAGRTLALVGESGCGKTTSGKAIVQLLRRQALIEGQALLHGPTGQVQDLFHLEGTALREARRQVQIIFQDPFASLNPRLRVQELLEEGLQALRPELDAGARLTVLHELVDQVGLRRDALNRFPHEFSGGQRQRIAIARALAVEPRLIVCDEPTSALDVSVQAQILNLLRDLQRQRGLSYLFITHNIGVVEYIADQVAVMQSGRIVEAGRCDQVLGQPEQAYTRTLLAAVPRVERKPAAA, encoded by the coding sequence ATGCTGAAGATTGAAGACATCAAGGTGCATCTGGATGCGGAGGCCGGCCTGGTCCGGGCCATCGACGGCATGCGCCTGACCCTGGCCCGCGGCCAGACCTTTGCCCTGGTGGGTGAGTCCGGCTGCGGCAAGAGCATGACAGCGCTGGCATTGATGCGCCTGTTGCCGGACAACGGCCGCATCGCCGGTGGGCGGCTGGACCTGGACGGGCAGGACCTGTTCGATCTGAGCGAAGCCCGCATGCGCGCGGTGCGGGGTGGCCGCATCGGCATGATCTTCCAGGAACCCGGCACCAGCCTGAATCCGGTGATGAAGGTCGGTGACCAGATCGTTGAGGCCATTGAGGCGCATACGCCGCTGCGCGCTGCGGCGGCCCGCGCCAAGGCGGTGGACTGGCTGCGCCGCGTTGGCATCCCCGAGCCGGAGCGGCGCATCGACGACTATCCGTTCCGGATGTCCGGCGGCCAGAAGCAGCGGGTGATGATCGCCATGACGCTGGCGGCCGAGCCGGACTACCTGATTGCCGACGAGCCCACCACCGCACTGGATGTCACCATCCAGGCGCAGATCCTGGACCTGCTGAAGGATCTGCAGCGGGAGCGGGGCCTCGGGCTGCTGCTGATCACCCACGACCTGGGCGTGGTGTCGGGCATGGCCCATCAGGTGGCGCTGATGTATGCCGGGCAGATCGTTGAGGTGGCGCCAGCCGCCGACTTCTTTGAAGCGCCCAAGCACCCGTATGCGCGGCTGCTGCTCAAGGCTCTGCCGGATGCGCAGCGCCGCGGCGAGCCGCTGGCCGCGATTCCCGGCACGGTGCCGCCCCTGTGGCAGGACTTCGACGGCTGCCGCTTCGCGCCCCGTTGTGATCGGGCGATGGTGCATTGCGGCCAGACCGCGCCGGCACTGGCCAATCCGCCGGACCGTCCGGCGGGCCACGAGGTGCGGTGCCTGCTGTACACCGATGTGCGCGAGTCCCTGGGCCGCCCGCCGGCCGTGCCTGCGGCGGTGGAAAGCCATGCAAGCCCGGCCGGGCAGCGGCTGCTGGAGGTCAAGGATCTGCGGGTGCGTTATGCCCTGAAGCGCGGTTTCCTGGGCGGGGCCAAGCGCTACTTCAATGCGGTGGACGGTGTGTCCTACAGCATCGACGCAGGGCGGACGCTGGCGCTGGTGGGCGAGTCCGGTTGCGGCAAGACCACGTCGGGCAAGGCCATCGTCCAGTTGCTGCGTCGTCAGGCGCTGATCGAGGGCCAGGCCCTGCTGCATGGCCCCACAGGCCAGGTGCAGGACCTGTTCCATCTGGAAGGCACCGCCCTGCGCGAGGCCCGTCGCCAGGTGCAGATCATTTTCCAGGACCCCTTTGCCTCGCTGAATCCGCGCCTGCGGGTGCAGGAGCTGCTGGAGGAGGGGTTGCAGGCGCTCCGGCCCGAGTTGGATGCCGGTGCCCGTCTGACGGTGCTGCATGAGCTGGTGGATCAGGTGGGTCTGCGGCGGGATGCCTTGAACCGGTTCCCGCATGAATTCTCTGGCGGACAGCGGCAGCGGATCGCCATTGCCCGCGCGCTGGCGGTGGAGCCGCGGCTGATCGTCTGCGACGAACCGACGTCGGCGCTGGACGTGTCGGTGCAGGCGCAGATCCTCAACCTCCTGCGGGACCTGCAGCGGCAGCGGGGGCTCTCCTACCTCTTCATCACCCACAACATCGGCGTGGTGGAGTACATCGCCGACCAGGTGGCGGTGATGCAGTCCGGACGCATCGTCGAGGCCGGTCGTTGTGACCAGGTGTTGGGCCAGCCTGAGCAGGCGTACACCCGAACGCTGCTGGCGGCGGTGCCTCGCGTGGAGCGAAAACCGGCGGCCGCCTGA
- a CDS encoding ABC transporter permease yields MFKIIARRLGYGLAILIGVNLLTFFLFFTVNTPDDMARLNIGGKRVTQEQIDKWKAERGYDKPLYWDDSQQGSARLTHTVFWERSVSLMLMDFGRSDARQAVDIGHEIKQRMGVSLQLAVPLFALQLIISVAFALLLTFFRNSRIDFWGVVLCVLMLSISSLFYIIVGQFFFSRILRLVPINGYAPGLDAIRFLALPIALSLLSRLGGEARLYRAMLLEEVGKDYVRTARAKGLSEPVVLRRHVLRNALIPIITSAGAYLPYVFLGSLVFESFFGIPGLGAFVIDAITGQDFAIVRTMVFLGALLYIASNALIDVVYTWVDPRVRLS; encoded by the coding sequence ATGTTCAAGATCATTGCAAGGCGGCTGGGGTATGGCCTGGCCATTCTGATCGGGGTCAACCTGCTGACCTTCTTCTTGTTCTTCACCGTCAACACGCCGGACGACATGGCCCGGCTGAACATCGGTGGCAAGCGCGTCACGCAGGAACAGATCGACAAGTGGAAGGCCGAGCGCGGCTACGACAAGCCGCTGTACTGGGACGACAGCCAGCAGGGCAGCGCACGCCTGACCCACACGGTGTTCTGGGAGCGCTCGGTCTCCCTCATGCTGATGGACTTTGGCCGCTCGGACGCGCGCCAGGCGGTGGACATCGGCCACGAGATCAAGCAGCGCATGGGGGTGAGCCTGCAGTTGGCGGTGCCGCTGTTTGCGCTGCAGTTGATCATCAGCGTGGCGTTTGCGCTGTTGCTGACCTTCTTCCGCAACTCCCGCATCGACTTCTGGGGCGTGGTGCTGTGTGTGCTGATGCTGTCGATCTCCAGCCTGTTCTACATCATCGTGGGCCAGTTCTTCTTCTCCCGCATCCTGCGCCTGGTGCCGATCAACGGCTATGCGCCTGGGTTGGATGCCATCCGCTTCCTGGCTTTGCCGATTGCGCTGTCGCTGCTGTCCCGCCTGGGCGGTGAAGCGCGGCTGTACCGCGCCATGCTGCTGGAAGAGGTGGGCAAGGACTATGTCCGGACGGCCCGCGCCAAGGGCTTGTCCGAGCCGGTGGTGCTGCGCCGCCATGTGCTGCGCAATGCGCTGATCCCCATCATCACCAGCGCAGGGGCCTATCTGCCTTATGTCTTCCTGGGCAGCCTGGTGTTTGAAAGCTTCTTCGGCATTCCTGGCCTGGGCGCGTTTGTCATCGACGCCATCACCGGCCAGGACTTCGCCATCGTGCGCACCATGGTGTTTTTGGGAGCGCTGTTGTACATCGCCAGCAATGCGCTGATCGACGTGGTCTACACCTGGGTCGATCCGCGGGTGCGGCTGAGCTGA